The Pithys albifrons albifrons isolate INPA30051 chromosome 6, PitAlb_v1, whole genome shotgun sequence region CTTATGCTTTTCAGCTTGAGTGACACTgagatgtttggggttttttttggcatttGTGAATGAGCCTGTGATTCGTGACTTTTCTCCACACTGTTCTAATAGTTATAATATAAAACTCCATGAGTTTGAGTTACACAAAGCTGCATACCAGACTTAGAGACAAAAAGGTAAGAATGCTAAATTCAGTCAGACTTTTGACTTAAGATCACCaaaatttttttcccacaacTTCAGTGATGCATCTCAAAGCTTGCTGTTGCTACTGGTTGGCAATTACGTAATGGAAGAGGCAGCTTCCTTAAGGATGATCTGCACCAAGCTGTGGTTTTTTTGATGCTCCACATACTTAGTCTTTTAATGCAATGTCAATTATTGTAGCTGTTCGGATATAAGTACAAATCTCCCTGAAGGTGCCACTGAACTATTATAATAAGAAATTGTGCTATTTCACCTGATAATACTCACATGTGCTGTTATTTTTTGTGACTAACAGGCAGAATGCTTTAAGAGAGGTCTATGCACATGCAGTTTTGGGACAGCATTCTCATGTAGTGAGGTACTACTCTGCATGGGCAGAAGATGATCATATGCTTATACAGAATGAATATTGCAATGGTAAGTAAAGTTTATTGCTTGTTCTGAACTTGCTTTCAAAAAACCTAATTTTTTAAGATACACAGGTATCTACAAAATGCACTAGTTAGGAATTGATTACCCTACTCATAACTCATCCCATCTTTCAAGTATCTGTTGGAAAAGGCATATCAGATATATGAAGCAAGAACTATACAAAATTGCAGACCACATTGTACATGTTCAAGCACATTGGAAGTACAGTGAGGTGTTTGTGAGCAGCAAAACTGTTCCCTTGTACAACAGTACAAGCTGCAATAGAGAAAATTGCTAGAGAGTTTCCATTAAAAAAGGGAGATTTTACCCTTACGGTATATTGTTGGCAAGTTCTTTGTGATATAATCGTTCAATTTTGGAAGCTACTTGTCCTTACTTTATCAACTGtttgatgtaaaaaaaataatcgTTTTCTTTAATGTTGTTTTAGGTGGCAGTTTAGCAGATGCCATAAGTGAAAATTACAGGAATATGCGTTACTTCACTGAACCAGAGCTGAAGGACCTGCTACTTCAAGTGGCTCGAGGTTTAAAGTACATTCATTCAATGTCACTGGTACACATGGATATCAAACCTAGTAAGTTTGTAGCTGCTTTGCTCTGTATTGACAATTTCCTTGGTTAATTTAATCTTCTGTAGAAAAATGAGCAGTTAGCCACACCTTACTAACTGtaaattcttcactgaagtTCTGAATAGCAGTACAAAGATGTCAGTTGTAAAATTGGCTAGCAGACCTAAACTGTTGAGTTTATCTTGGGCCCTTTTTGCGTAATTGACTCTACTTGCATCACACTTGGCTGCCTTCCCAGCAGAGGGGGCCACAGCAGGACAGTTTCTCAGTCTATGAACTTGATAATACATACAAGTAAAACTTCTGTGTTACTAAAGCAAGCTGTAGGGAAACTCGAATTTCACTGTAGGTGGATTAGAAATtgtacagaaatgtttttttaacaATTCTACTCTTTTTTTCAGGTAATATTTTCATATCTAGGACATCAGTCCCGAGTATAACTTTAGAAGaaggtgatgatgatgattggTCATCTGATAGAGTCATATTTAAAATAGGTGAGAAGCAGCACACTTGTGCTCAAAGGAATTGCATCATCTCGTTGtcttctgaaaaataactttgttttctttttgcaggtGACCTTGGTCATGTAACCCGAGTATCCAGTCCTCAAGTGGAAGAAGGCGACAGCCGTTTTCTTGCAAATGAAGTCCTACAAGAGGTAACTGTTTGTGGAAAACAGTGATGTTAGGTCTGCATGctgttttctttagaaaaattactaaatttatttttctctattttctccAAGAACTACACTCATTTGCCAAAAGCAGATATTTTCGCTCTCTCTCTGACTgttgtctgtgctgctggagctgaacCACTTCCAACTAATGGGGACCAATGGCATGAAATTCGGCAAGGAAAACTACCTAGAATACCACAAGTGCTTTCTCAAGAATTACTAGACTTACTAAAAGTAAGAACTCTTGTACTAGTGGCTTACTGATAAGTGTAATTTATTGCATTGTTTGCCTTAACAAGAAtgccttattttctttttcccaaggTTATGATTAATCCCGACCCAGAGAAAAGGCCTTCAGCTGTGGCACTGGTCAAGCATTCAGTGCTTCTCTCTGCCGCAAAAAAGAGTGCAGAGCAGCTCCGGATAGAACTGAATGCTGAGAAATTCAAAAACTCACTCTTGCAGAAGTAAGTAGTTCCTTGGGGTCCTTAAATATGGCTTAATTTCTATTAGGTTTTCACGTGGTAGTAAAGTGATAGTAAAACaggagtgtccttgttcctgcATGAGGTCCACAAATCTGTAGGTATGTACATACCTGAGAGTACACAGTGGGTCAGG contains the following coding sequences:
- the WEE1 gene encoding wee1-like protein kinase isoform X2, with protein sequence MNVGKSEKQGEDFRQTPHVNINPFTPDSMFLHNSEGKCRRRKRIHWNDSCGEEMEPSDGEPEEETVRPAKRITITESNMKSRYATEFHELEKIGSGEFGSVFKCVKRLDGCIYAIKRSKKPLAGSVDEQNALREVYAHAVLGQHSHVVRYYSAWAEDDHMLIQNEYCNGGSLADAISENYRNMRYFTEPELKDLLLQVARGLKYIHSMSLVHMDIKPSNIFISRTSVPSITLEEGDDDDWSSDRVIFKIGDLGHVTRVSSPQVEEGDSRFLANEVLQENYTHLPKADIFALSLTVVCAAGAEPLPTNGDQWHEIRQGKLPRIPQVLSQELLDLLKVMINPDPEKRPSAVALVKHSVLLSAAKKSAEQLRIELNAEKFKNSLLQKELKKAQMAKAAAEERALFTDRMTTRSTTQNRPSRLIGKKMNRSLSLTIY